Genomic window (Culex pipiens pallens isolate TS chromosome 3, TS_CPP_V2, whole genome shotgun sequence):
AAAGGACACGCTACCATATATAACAGGGCGGGTGCAGCGTGCATGTGCAGCATGTGATCCAGTTTAACCTCTGGCTGCACAAAGCCGGCGCGTGGCACGTGATGTCTGCAGCTGATAGGGCTGATTGACTGTGAGTGGTCGAGCATAACGTGTCGAAATTCGATAATATGCAGCAACACGTATGCAAACGAGGTGATAATAATGCGTGATATAGGTCGAAATATGCCGAATGAATTTAGTTTATTTAggtcacaaaaaaagttaaagctAACGATTTTTTATGGTCTTTGAGAATGAAACACTACGAGGACTGTAGgggatgtatttttttcaagcagCGCTTCTAATGTTCTAAAAATATGTAATCAGAAATTTATTCAGTGGACCATTGCAATCACAAATAAATCGTAATTTAATGGGGTTTCAACGTGTATAAAGGTCTATTGCCCGCAGGGTGATCTTAGTTCCTCGCTAAAAGTTCTGTTGAGCATTCTGCGCAAATTATGCTGCAGCACAATCACGATAGTCAGTTGGGAGAGTGGCCATCGTTCTCTCAACGCCGACCACTAGAATGGGCGTTCACCATTGATAGAATGTCAAAAGTACATGAGAACATGGATTTCTATAAAGTACGAAAGCCAATGCTGGACCAAATGAATCAATCATGAATGTTTAActattgagtctggactgtaatttgcACTTGTACCCTGAACTATCCTCCGCACCTCCGCGATGTAATTTGATTTACAAGTCTGAGTATCCATTAAGTTGAGAACATTTAACTCTGAGAGCGAATTGAACTGGTGTTCGTCAAGACACTATGTACGATAGACAAACGCTGGTTTGGCTCAAGCTTTGGGCAGCGCCCCGTTCTTACTCAAGTTATGAATATGTACACGTGCATTACTCATACAGCATGATCCAGTAcacgtttttcaaaagttcaccCATTGCACCTCGGTTTTCGCTGATCTCAACGACCGTAGTGCGTGAGTGTGACTTCTAAAGAAGAATGATAAACCTTGTTTCTCGCTCTCGCATTTTGGCTACATTCGGAAAATTCTACAACGAAGGGCGAGACTAAATCTCTCAATTGCTGTGGGATTACTATGCATCGTCTAAGAAGAATAAAGCTTAGTATAAATAGGACTGTTCTCGAATGAAAAGGTATCACAATCATTTTAGCATCGTGACCAACACCTCATTCGGATTACAAAATGGCTTTCAAAGTGAGTTCTTCAAACAGTGTTTGCAAAgtgataacaaaaaattcaagtttctTTAACCTACAATGTGTCTAATATAGTTCGCAGTTTTCGCCGCCGTCGTGGCCGTTGCCAACGCCGTCGCCATCGGATACCCAGCTGCCCACGTTGGATACCCAGGTGCCTACCCCGGAGCTTACCCAGCTCTTGGAGTGGCCAAGGTTGCCGCCCCAATTGCCCACGTCGGATATGGAGCTGCCTATCCGGCCATTGCCAAGGTTGCCGCCCCGGTTGTGGCCAAGGCCGTCGATGACTACGACCCCAACCCACAGTACAGCTACAGCTACCACATTGCCGTGAGTGCCAGGAGTTAGTAACGTTCCTTGTTCAGATCCTAACAGATCCGTTTCTTCCAGGATGCCCTGACCGGAGACAACAAGGAACAGCAGGAGTCCCGCTCCGGAGATGTTGTGACCGGATCTTACTCCCTGGTTGAGCCCGATGGCACCCGTCGCGTCGTTGAGTACACCGCTGATCCCGTCAACGGATTCAACGCCGTTGTTCACCGTGAACCAGCTGTCGTCAAGGCCGTTGCCCCAGTTGCCAAGATCGCCGCCTACCCAGCCGTCGCCAAGGTCGGATACCCAGGTGCCTACCCAGCTGCCTACCCCGCTGCCCATCTGGGATACCCAGCCCTCGGTTAAACAACCCAACCTCTAATCGACCCCTGGAAAATTCTCAGTTCTTCTTTAAAAACTTCTCAGCAAAGTCATTAGTCtaaactttatttatttattctacTTCTCTACGCTATTCTACAACTTATTCTTCCCTGCATCTTGCAAAGACTTTTTTATCATTTCTCTACCAGAGCTACGAATGTGAGTCCTCTAGTTATTCCAAGCTCAATTAAAACGTGTGTACAAAAAGTATAACTTTGTAAATACAAGCCATCTTACTATTAACGAAGTAGCGTGCGATgagatttaaaaatctctttcCTTGACTGTGTGTGACTTAAACAGAGTGTAAATTATACTAGTGTTAAAGAAATGATGCAACGGCATCGTGTAcaaaaataaatgcaatttCTATAAAGGATTCATGCgtctatttgtttaaaaaatctaataccTTCGCCAACCAGACCTGAAAACTAAATGTGCATTAAAAATGCGTTTTTGCCATAAGACGCATTTAATGATCcaagaaaatctttaaaacgCTTGAAATTCGTACTATATCTTAATTAGGATCGATTTGGTGAACGGTATCAAAGCTTTACagaatattgtatggttttagaCAATCTGATCCTATTTTGAAAAGTacagaaaattaatttatttgccAGCAGCATTGTTAAACAAATTTTGCTGGGGCGATCGAGGTGGGACTCATTTGGGATGCCAATTGAACATAACAAGAAGGAAAAAAGAAACAATGGCGAGAACGTCAATGATATTGCTTTCTCTTATACTAACTACATATTACCTGTCACTCAAaggcaagaaaaattaaaattttggaaaatcttaagaGAACCAGGAttctttagttgaaaattagtaactgtgccaatGTTGATATAAATCGACTAAGAATTAAGTGTCGCTATTGATCGtttaagtttgtatggaaaataaatccaaaaatgtatgggaccatccataaaccacgtggacaccattagggggaggggggtcagcgattgtccacgctccatacaaaaaatattagttttgtatAATTGTTCACGTGTGAGGGAGGGAGGGGGTCTGAGATTAAaagaaagtgtccacgtggtttatggatggtccctatggagaaagcaaacattcaaaaattccaccaaaaggtggcgttaaatgtactggtactttgttcggaaactcattaaaaacaacaccaagtctgtttgtcccatcgttaaacttctacgcataattgtcccaccaagtattttcttacatgaaatcattagttttactaagcattatgtcttttttaccttttttatagcaagagaatcacaaataagggtgataaactgccaactggggcgattagggacacatagggcgaataggaacccacgttTGCATTATGcttagaaacacagaaatcggtcgaaaaatttcaaccgcGTTTTTCTTAGTaactgcacttttttgaacatgggacaattatgcgtagaacggcagtataggtcggattatggatccgAGCATAGTGTTTATTCAGTCAAGATCCgacattaaaaaaagttcacaTAAATCACTTCAATGGTCATAACATGATACATGATACCACATTTTAGACTCATTTGATATTTCTGATGATTTCCTATCCTAGTATGTATAATAACAACTTTGGTGTCGGTTAATAAAcgcaaaataaaaactttataaaaaacaagctaagcccgaaaaacttcgtcttttttcttttcttgacgtttttagcttgtttgcttattcaacctcctgtgatcaaagtttgattttacgtcacttttcccatacaatctgcatattttccggaatcggttccagagcggccaaagttgtaacttttaggcgtaagaaccttccttggacttaaacGAACCCAAACGCAACGCACtaagcctgaaatggtgatgagatggaaatttggtgtcaaagggacttttatgtaaaattggacgcccgatttgatggcgtactcagaattgcggaaaaacgcattttgcatctaaaaatacaatacaaatgcacaatggtgtaaagtcactacaataaaaaaaaaaacatttttccttattttaaaattttatgaaattttctaatgTTCAATAATCCAGGagggtaatttttcatttagaacaaaaaaaaatcattttaaaatttcttgttttttctaaatttgcaggagtatttttaagagtgcaacaatgttcaacaaagaaaaacaagaaattgcAAACATGATCATTGGGGTCTGGGGGATGACAAGAGAGAATgcgaaacgtgattttcgaatgatcccactttgtttacataaaAAAGTAGAAGGTGCTTCAAGCACAAGCGTGACTTTTTCCTTGCACtagaataatttgttttgaaatctgctgtgcgcatttttttcaatttttcgggAGACATACAACTGCGTCAGAAGtggttgaagttttgcaaagtcgGTTTGGTATAAAATGTAAGCAAGAGCTCCTGGAAATACAGTGCACATTTTGAAACAAAGTAAACCGTCTGGAAAAAATAACGTGTTGTACTAGAAAAAGTGCCCACAATTCGGTCGGATCAACTGATGAAGACGACCTCCGGATGAGCGCTGAAAAGTGAATTAGCCAGTAGAATTGGGTTGTAGAAAGAATGGCTCGACGAAGATTTTACTGGTAATGGTTCTGGTAATTCCGAGAATAGTAATTTCCCTaatgatcgattacaatacttgctgcTTCTGACGAACTGTAcaatggttccgctttgacagtttaAAACGGTCCCGCTTTTGAGCCGCTCTATTAACCCCCCAGATTGGGGTTATTGCAgactcgaaaagtacattaaaatgacatatatcacaaaaaaattacagtcaagtaacgaaaaatggcagagtttttgtatttattttcgatgaaagatttatgtttttcggaattccgtgtaagccattaaatcgggcgtccaatttcacatcaaaattcctttgatgccaaattttcatctcatcacaatttcaggctgtaaattattgaaaaacacgtatttttttgaatgttcaaaaatggaaggggtcgtaccacccctccatcacgagatatcaaaaaatagagctcggattcgttatcagagacaaaaattaccccttagaacaaagtttcatgcaaatcaaaaaagggtcagggcaactgctgtgtgagttgttCCCATTTGATTGCACATctaattttgaagctttttgaaaaaaaatgtgcccAATATTGAACGGtgtaaacataaatttaaaaaaaaatgcaacggacttatttacaaaaaaaaaacaaaataccatTCAAGCCAATAATGTTCTTGATAACACCATTCAAGTGAAATATAATGTATAACTGGTACCTCCCAGGAGCGCAATGACATAGGTATAACCACCTAACGCAGCTCGCAGCAACTTTCACTAAGCTCGAACAGCTGTGCTTTGAGTACGTGTAGGTGACTTTGAAAAAGATAAACTTTGTTCTCACTCTCGCATCCTAGTAATGGTCGGAAAATTCTTCACTATATACCGTGCGAACAGAATTTGTGGATCAAGTATAAATAAGAGGTTCCCGTTCTGAAAATGTATCACAATCAGTTCAGCATCGTGACCAACTCCACATTCGGATTACAAAATGGCATTCAAAGTGAGTTCTTCAAAAAGTGATTAAGTTTTGGGAAGTCGTACTACAAAAAGTGCCCAATGGACATTAATGCGAAAGCATTTTTATAGAATCTTTAATCTACAATGTGTCAAATATAGTTTGCAGTTTTCGCCGCCATCGTGGCCGTTGCCAACGCCGTCGCCATCGGATACCCAGCTGCTCACGTCGGATACGGAGCTGCCTACCCGGCCATTGCCAAGGTTGCCGCCCCAGTTTTGGCCAAGGCCGTCGATGACTACGACCCCAACCCACAGTACAGCTACAGCTACCACATTGCCGTAAGTGCCAGGAGTTATAAATTGTCCTTGTTTAGGTCCTtattgaccatgtttctcttaGGATGCCCTGACCGGAGACAACAAGGAACAGCAGGAGTCCCGCTCCGGAGATGTTGTGACCGGATCTTACTCCCTGGTTGAGCCCGATGGCACCCGTCGCGTCGTTGAGTACACCGCTGATCCCGTCAACGGATTCAACGCCGTTGTCCACCGTCAGCCACTCGGCGCTAAGGTTGTTGCCCCAGTTGCCAAGATCGCCGCCCCTCTGGCCTACCCAGCCGTCGCCAAGGTCGGATACCCAGGTGCCTACCCAGCTGCCTACCCCGCTGCCCATCTGGGATACCCAGCCCTCGGTTAAACAACCCAACCTCTAATCGACCCCTGGAAAATTCTCAGTTCTTCTCTAAAAACTTCTCAGCAAAGTCATTAGTCTatactttatttatttattctacTTCTCTACGCTATTCTACAacttattttttcctgcattttgcaaaaaaaaactttcctatTACTTCTCCAACAGAGCAACGAATGTGAGTCCTCTAGTTATTCCAAGCTCATTTAAAACGTGTGTACAAAAAGTATAACTTTGTAAATACAAGCCATCTTACTATTAACTGGAAGCGTACGATGAGATTTAGAAATCTCTTTCCTTGACTGTGTGACTGTACCGTACAACCATATTGTAATCAGAAATAAATGCAATTTCTACAAAAGAAACctcatttgttgttttattataACATTGAACAGTAGACTATAACGTCCAACACTAATTTAAGctctaatttaatttttgtagagGCATGAGTGTGAAGGTCTCCAGAAATGCCTCCTCTTTAAACTTTGCAGTATTAAAGGACACGAACCGGGGTGAGTGTGGGTGGGTAACATGTAGTGTACGAACTATTCTAAAATGTAAGTTTGATTGGAAACTTACATTCTattcatgtttaattttttctaaaaaaatatcaaaacataggtaaacaattttccacttcataacagggttaccaggtcaatattttaaaaatctggcaaagcatcgataaaaaatctggaaaaatctggcagacgaaaatctaacagtTTTGAAAGGTGAAGGGGAGAAATATATGgattaattaaaaagtttgttgaattcagatggtttgattgattttatggccacaaaattgatgaattgccattttattttagaaaaacattttctaattttttagattttcaattaaattcgttcattttgatcaaaaagcTTGCCACGaagtaaaaaatctggcaaaatctgtcaatatctggcacagagaaggatgaatctttattcttgctgacacttgaaaaatctggcattcccagatttatctggcaacccagcctcataaattgttatttaatatatttttcagcgtgaaaaatatcgaaaagttttttgcaacaggctaaatttacgaaattatcacaaaatgcttcatACTACAAAAAACtattccgaatgttacatcataaatgatgga
Coding sequences:
- the LOC120421629 gene encoding larval cuticle protein A2B-like gives rise to the protein MAFKFAVFAAIVAVANAVAIGYPAAHVGYGAAYPAIAKVAAPVLAKAVDDYDPNPQYSYSYHIADALTGDNKEQQESRSGDVVTGSYSLVEPDGTRRVVEYTADPVNGFNAVVHRQPLGAKVVAPVAKIAAPLAYPAVAKVGYPGAYPAAYPAAHLGYPALG
- the LOC128092286 gene encoding larval cuticle protein A2B-like, with translation MAFKFAVFAAVVAVANAVAIGYPAAHVGYPGAYPGAYPALGVAKVAAPIAHVGYGAAYPAIAKVAAPVVAKAVDDYDPNPQYSYSYHIADALTGDNKEQQESRSGDVVTGSYSLVEPDGTRRVVEYTADPVNGFNAVVHREPAVVKAVAPVAKIAAYPAVAKVGYPGAYPAAYPAAHLGYPALG